In a single window of the Alphaproteobacteria bacterium LSUCC0684 genome:
- a CDS encoding ABC transporter permease has product MTGSSFRLAFTLARRELRGSLGRFRVFLIALTLGVTAIGAVGSIADAMRAGISANSRALFGGDIEASSTQREVPPEMRAEMQAHGTVSSLIDMRAMLAAEKDGQPIRRLTGLKAVDDNWPLLGTPVLDPPIPLAEALARQDGRPGVVASAGVLRILGLKVGDIARLGMTDVRIGAVLISEPDQNLGFGAFAPRVIIHRDFLAETGLLAPGTLLTYRERLRLETPQDDMAVLDRLGDSAGNSLVRIRHHRQGSAGFESFLSRTETFLTLVSLTALLIGGLGVSTAVRAWLGSRMPVLATLKCLGAPAALIFRVYFLQVLALTALGIGIGLMLAILAPLATQILLADRIAVPIASGIYPVPLLAAAAYGLLTAVAFSLWPLGKARDVNPSQLFRTLIAAPAGRPKGVYLAGIALATLGLALLTGWITTSLKLAGAFILGVLVSLGLLALLGEAVIRLSGRLPVPSHTPLRLAIAALVRPGNATRSVIITFGLGLAVLVAVALSEHSMRSQISDRLERDAPAWFFIDIQPDQRQAFLDIATAHVPRDHVMMVPLVRGRITALAGVPAEKIDAPSSEAWILRGDRGLTWMGPPPEGARIVKGQWWPDDYTGPLQTSMDDEALEAFGLKIGDTVDINIAGRDMVATITSSRAIEWQNFGLNFVFILSPGMIEQAPHNWVATVRTDDRAIEAAIDRDVAALLPNVSSISVREAAATASRILGLVSTAIQITAGITLVAGFAVLAGTVAASEARRIQSSIILKVLGATRPVILFSYILEYALLGLVTALVAVGIGTAASWGMIRGFLDADFVFAPDLAAAVALGGVTATVLLGLVGASRTLGRKPGPVLREESV; this is encoded by the coding sequence ATGACCGGGTCTTCCTTTCGCCTTGCCTTCACGCTTGCCCGGCGCGAATTGCGCGGCAGTCTCGGCAGGTTCCGTGTTTTTCTGATTGCCCTCACCCTTGGCGTAACGGCGATCGGCGCGGTGGGAAGTATTGCCGATGCCATGCGCGCCGGGATCAGCGCCAATTCGCGGGCGCTCTTTGGCGGTGATATCGAAGCCAGCAGCACCCAGCGTGAAGTTCCGCCGGAAATGCGCGCCGAGATGCAGGCCCATGGGACGGTTTCAAGCCTGATCGACATGCGGGCCATGCTTGCCGCCGAAAAGGATGGCCAGCCAATCCGCCGTCTGACAGGTCTCAAGGCGGTGGATGACAACTGGCCTCTTCTCGGCACTCCGGTGCTTGATCCGCCGATCCCGCTCGCTGAGGCGCTGGCGCGGCAGGATGGACGCCCGGGGGTTGTGGCCAGCGCCGGGGTGCTGCGCATTCTCGGGCTCAAGGTCGGCGATATTGCCCGGCTTGGCATGACCGATGTGCGTATCGGGGCGGTCCTCATCTCCGAGCCGGATCAGAATCTTGGCTTTGGCGCCTTTGCCCCGCGGGTGATCATCCATCGGGATTTCCTGGCGGAAACCGGCCTGCTTGCGCCGGGCACCCTTCTGACCTACCGGGAGAGGCTGCGGCTTGAAACCCCGCAGGACGATATGGCGGTTCTGGACAGACTTGGCGATTCCGCCGGCAACAGTCTGGTGCGCATCAGGCACCATCGGCAGGGATCAGCCGGGTTTGAATCCTTTCTTTCCCGAACGGAAACCTTTCTCACCCTTGTCAGCCTGACCGCCCTCCTGATCGGCGGGCTTGGCGTTTCCACCGCGGTCCGGGCCTGGCTTGGCAGCCGCATGCCGGTTCTGGCCACGCTGAAATGCCTTGGTGCGCCGGCAGCGCTCATCTTCCGGGTCTATTTTCTTCAGGTGCTTGCGCTGACGGCATTGGGCATCGGCATCGGCCTTATGCTCGCGATCCTGGCGCCGCTTGCAACCCAGATCCTGCTTGCTGACCGGATTGCCGTGCCCATCGCCTCCGGCATCTACCCGGTCCCGCTGCTTGCCGCCGCCGCCTATGGCTTGCTGACGGCGGTTGCCTTTTCGCTTTGGCCGCTGGGCAAGGCGCGTGACGTCAATCCCTCCCAGCTCTTCCGGACACTGATTGCGGCGCCCGCCGGCCGACCAAAGGGGGTCTACCTTGCCGGGATTGCTCTTGCCACCCTTGGCCTTGCGCTGCTGACGGGGTGGATTACCACCAGCCTCAAACTGGCCGGTGCCTTTATTCTTGGCGTGCTGGTGAGCCTTGGCCTCCTGGCACTGCTGGGCGAGGCGGTGATCCGCCTCTCAGGCCGCCTGCCGGTGCCGTCGCATACCCCGCTTCGTCTTGCGATTGCCGCCCTGGTGCGCCCGGGCAATGCCACCCGCAGCGTCATCATCACCTTCGGTCTCGGGCTTGCGGTGCTGGTGGCGGTTGCGCTTTCCGAGCACAGCATGCGGAGCCAGATCAGCGACCGGCTTGAGCGAGATGCCCCGGCCTGGTTCTTTATCGATATCCAGCCAGATCAGCGGCAGGCGTTTCTCGACATCGCCACCGCCCATGTGCCACGCGATCACGTGATGATGGTACCTCTTGTGCGCGGGCGGATTACGGCGCTTGCCGGTGTGCCGGCCGAAAAGATCGACGCGCCCTCATCGGAAGCCTGGATCCTGCGTGGTGACCGCGGCCTTACCTGGATGGGCCCGCCGCCGGAAGGCGCCCGTATCGTCAAGGGCCAGTGGTGGCCCGATGATTACACGGGCCCGCTCCAGACCTCCATGGATGACGAAGCGCTCGAAGCCTTCGGCCTCAAGATAGGTGATACGGTGGATATCAATATCGCGGGCAGGGACATGGTTGCGACCATCACCAGCAGCCGCGCCATCGAATGGCAGAATTTCGGGCTGAATTTCGTCTTCATCCTCAGCCCGGGCATGATCGAACAGGCGCCGCATAACTGGGTGGCGACGGTGCGCACAGATGATCGCGCCATCGAAGCTGCGATCGACCGGGACGTTGCCGCCCTCCTGCCGAATGTATCCTCGATTTCGGTAAGGGAAGCGGCAGCAACCGCCAGCCGCATCCTGGGCCTTGTTTCAACCGCCATCCAGATCACCGCCGGGATCACGCTTGTGGCAGGTTTTGCCGTGCTTGCCGGCACCGTCGCCGCCAGCGAGGCGAGGCGCATCCAGTCGTCGATCATCCTCAAGGTGCTGGGCGCGACACGTCCGGTTATTCTCTTTTCATATATTCTGGAATATGCCCTGCTCGGGCTGGTGACGGCGCTGGTTGCCGTCGGGATCGGCACCGCCGCAAGCTGGGGGATGATCCGGGGATTTCTTGATGCCGATTTTGTCTTTGCGCCGGATCTCGCGGCGGCCGTCGCGCTTGGCGGGGTGACGGCGACGGTGCTGCTCGGGCTGGTTGGCGCGTCACGGACTCTTGGCCGCAAGCCCGGTCCTGTCCTGCGTGAAGAGAGTGTATAA
- a CDS encoding pentapeptide repeat-containing protein, with translation MNLKKRLNSPLFYLALAAGIIAAISWYLIACPPDWLWRDGAGNVEILRGAILALGLIGGFYGLILATQRQNTFQKQTENAHEQLFNERLGRGAQLLAQKKHITLRLSGLRLLEDLAETSSQDQRKLIARMLHDFICQKCQLRYEKEGEGESEDKGNLLPRRPRSKHMDTELAIKAVIKVAEKAEMSGEDIPFNRLDFRGLYFENITTSLGLDFRSAKMESCRFKNVNIPNTDFSYANLENATFEIANLTGSKFILTNLNGTQFGTLFIDVAPDEPGEMVNLIKDNGRIIQAKYQSADLSGCKFEKKFVSASVYLDDATFHQDKPPLNLDSPAFMDCNAYRWEKGSDGSIHPRYIKSDQRYSRQWINIPTPPPEKEDA, from the coding sequence ATGAACCTGAAAAAGCGCCTCAACTCACCCCTTTTTTATTTGGCATTGGCCGCAGGAATTATAGCTGCCATTTCTTGGTATTTGATTGCCTGTCCACCTGACTGGCTGTGGCGCGATGGGGCTGGGAATGTTGAAATTCTGCGGGGGGCGATCCTTGCTCTTGGTCTGATCGGCGGTTTTTATGGCCTTATACTTGCCACACAGCGCCAGAATACTTTTCAAAAACAGACCGAAAACGCCCATGAGCAACTCTTCAACGAAAGGTTGGGGCGTGGCGCACAACTTCTTGCTCAAAAGAAGCACATCACCTTGCGCCTTTCCGGGTTGCGCTTGCTTGAAGATCTGGCCGAAACATCATCACAAGATCAACGAAAACTGATCGCCCGGATGCTTCATGATTTTATCTGCCAGAAATGCCAGCTTCGATATGAGAAAGAAGGTGAAGGTGAAAGCGAGGATAAAGGAAACCTGCTCCCGCGACGGCCACGATCAAAACATATGGATACTGAACTTGCAATCAAGGCCGTTATCAAGGTTGCAGAAAAGGCCGAAATGTCAGGGGAGGACATTCCCTTTAATCGACTTGATTTCAGAGGTCTGTATTTTGAAAATATTACAACATCACTGGGATTGGATTTTCGCAGTGCAAAGATGGAATCTTGCCGGTTTAAAAACGTAAATATCCCAAATACGGATTTCAGTTATGCAAATCTCGAAAACGCAACCTTTGAGATAGCAAATTTGACTGGATCAAAATTTATTTTAACCAATCTCAACGGAACTCAATTTGGCACTTTATTCATCGACGTTGCCCCTGATGAACCCGGCGAGATGGTTAACCTTATCAAAGATAATGGTCGAATTATACAAGCCAAATATCAATCCGCCGATCTCTCCGGTTGTAAGTTTGAAAAAAAATTTGTATCAGCATCTGTGTATCTGGACGATGCAACCTTCCATCAAGACAAACCACCTCTAAATCTTGACTCGCCAGCATTTATGGATTGCAACGCCTATAGGTGGGAAAAAGGAAGCGACGGGTCTATACACCCCAGATACATCAAATCTGATCAAAGATATTCAAGGCAATGGATCAACATCCCGACGCCGCCTCCCGAAAAAGAAGACGCGTAA
- a CDS encoding NAD(P)-dependent oxidoreductase — translation MAKVAFIGLGVMGYPMAGHLKAAGHDVTVYNRTAAKAGAWADEHGGKTAATPAAAAAGAEFVFSCVGADKDLREVTTGPDGAFAAMEKGSIFIDNTTASADVARELAASASALGLGFIDAPVSGGQAGAEGGILTVMCGGEAEIFARAEPVIRAYGRTVTHIGGAGAGQQAKMVNQICIAGLVQGLSEALDFGMRAGLDMEAVLDTISGGAAQSWQMVNRGRTMVAGEFDFGFALDWMIKDLGICLDEAGENGAALPITRQVLEYYKELSAAGHGRNDTSALIRRLR, via the coding sequence ATGGCAAAGGTCGCGTTTATTGGTCTGGGTGTCATGGGCTATCCCATGGCAGGGCATCTCAAGGCGGCGGGGCATGACGTGACGGTCTATAACCGCACGGCGGCGAAGGCCGGGGCCTGGGCGGATGAACATGGCGGCAAGACGGCGGCGACACCGGCGGCGGCGGCGGCCGGGGCGGAATTCGTCTTTTCTTGCGTCGGCGCGGACAAGGACCTGCGTGAGGTGACCACCGGCCCGGACGGGGCGTTCGCGGCGATGGAGAAGGGCAGCATTTTCATCGACAATACCACCGCTTCGGCGGATGTCGCGCGGGAGCTTGCGGCTTCGGCTTCGGCGCTTGGCCTCGGTTTTATCGATGCGCCGGTCTCCGGCGGGCAGGCGGGGGCGGAAGGCGGCATCCTGACCGTCATGTGCGGCGGCGAGGCGGAAATCTTTGCCCGGGCCGAGCCGGTGATCCGCGCCTATGGCCGGACGGTGACGCATATCGGCGGCGCCGGGGCGGGCCAGCAGGCCAAGATGGTCAACCAGATCTGTATTGCGGGGCTGGTGCAGGGGCTTTCGGAGGCGCTGGATTTCGGGATGCGCGCGGGGCTTGATATGGAGGCGGTGCTTGATACGATTTCCGGCGGGGCGGCGCAATCATGGCAGATGGTCAATCGCGGCCGGACGATGGTGGCGGGTGAGTTCGATTTCGGCTTCGCGCTGGACTGGATGATCAAGGATCTGGGGATCTGCCTTGATGAGGCCGGGGAGAACGGGGCCGCGCTGCCGATCACGCGGCAGGTGCTGGAGTATTACAAGGAGCTTTCGGCCGCGGGCCATGGCCGCAACGATACCTCCGCGCTCATCCGGCGGCTGCGGTAG
- the hpt gene encoding hypoxanthine phosphoribosyltransferase, producing MASDYEIDILIPESQITARVNAMAREINHHYSGTPKLVVVGLLRGSFMFIADLVRRLDLPVEVDFMTVSSYGHGMVSSREVRILKDLDGEVEDVDVLVVEDIVDTGYTLSQVLSILGTRKPRSLEVCCLLNKPSRREVAVEVRWTGFEIPDEFVVGYGIDYAENNRNLPHIGKVRMIT from the coding sequence ATGGCCAGCGACTACGAGATCGATATCCTCATCCCTGAAAGCCAGATCACCGCCCGGGTCAACGCCATGGCGCGGGAGATCAACCATCATTACAGCGGCACGCCGAAACTGGTGGTGGTGGGGCTATTGCGCGGCTCCTTCATGTTCATCGCCGATCTGGTGCGCCGCCTTGATCTGCCCGTTGAAGTCGATTTCATGACGGTATCGAGCTATGGCCATGGCATGGTTTCATCCCGCGAGGTGCGCATCCTCAAGGATCTGGATGGCGAGGTGGAGGATGTCGATGTGCTGGTGGTTGAAGATATTGTCGATACCGGCTACACGCTTTCGCAGGTGCTCAGCATTCTCGGCACCCGCAAGCCCCGAAGCCTTGAGGTCTGCTGCCTTCTCAACAAGCCCTCCCGCCGCGAGGTCGCGGTCGAGGTGCGCTGGACAGGTTTTGAAATCCCCGATGAATTCGTGGTCGGCTATGGCATCGACTACGCGGAGAACAACCGCAACCTGCCGCATATCGGCAAGGTCCGGATGATCACCTGA
- a CDS encoding argininosuccinate synthase yields MTRSDAPKKVVLAYSGGLDTSVILRWLQDAHKAEVVTFTADIGQGEDIEPARAKAEAMGIKEIYIEDLREEFTRDYVFPMFRANALYEGEYLLGTSIARPLIARRQIEIAREVGADAVSHGATGKGNDQVRFELGYYALEPGIKVIAPWREWDLTSRTRLIEYAENHQIKIPLDKRGEAPFSVDANLLHISAEGKVLEDPWVEPEEYVFSRTVSPMEAPDTPTEITIDFAGGDPVAVNGQTMSPATLLEALNTLGGKNGIGRVDLVENRFVGMKSRGVYETPGGTILLKARRAMESITLDRGAAHAKDSLMPRYAELVYNGFWFDPEREMLQKAIDATQGMVTGTVRLKLYKGNVIVTGRKSPHSLYHPDLVTFEDGTADYNQADAHGFIRLNALRLRVARMSQGPK; encoded by the coding sequence ATGACGAGATCCGATGCACCCAAAAAAGTTGTTCTTGCCTATTCCGGCGGGCTTGATACATCCGTAATCCTGCGCTGGCTTCAGGACGCCCACAAGGCTGAAGTCGTGACATTCACCGCCGATATCGGCCAGGGAGAGGATATTGAACCTGCCCGCGCCAAGGCCGAAGCCATGGGCATCAAGGAGATCTATATCGAAGATCTTCGGGAGGAATTCACCCGCGATTACGTCTTTCCCATGTTCCGGGCCAACGCGCTCTATGAAGGGGAATATCTCCTTGGAACTTCCATCGCCCGGCCGCTGATTGCCAGGCGGCAGATTGAGATTGCCCGCGAAGTCGGCGCCGATGCCGTCAGCCACGGGGCCACCGGCAAGGGCAATGATCAGGTGAGATTCGAGCTTGGCTATTACGCGCTTGAGCCTGGCATCAAGGTCATCGCGCCATGGCGGGAATGGGATCTGACCTCGCGCACCCGGCTGATCGAATACGCTGAAAACCATCAGATCAAGATACCCCTTGATAAACGCGGCGAAGCGCCTTTCAGCGTCGATGCCAATCTGCTGCATATCTCAGCCGAAGGCAAGGTGCTCGAGGACCCGTGGGTTGAACCCGAAGAATATGTCTTCAGCCGCACGGTCTCACCCATGGAGGCCCCCGATACGCCCACCGAAATCACCATTGATTTTGCCGGTGGAGACCCGGTTGCCGTCAACGGCCAGACCATGTCGCCGGCAACCCTGCTCGAGGCGCTGAACACCCTTGGCGGGAAGAACGGCATTGGCCGGGTTGACCTCGTGGAAAACCGTTTTGTCGGGATGAAATCCCGCGGCGTTTATGAAACCCCGGGCGGCACGATCCTGCTGAAAGCCCGGCGGGCCATGGAATCGATCACCCTTGACCGCGGCGCCGCCCATGCCAAGGATTCCCTCATGCCCCGCTACGCCGAGCTTGTCTATAACGGCTTCTGGTTTGATCCTGAACGTGAGATGCTGCAGAAAGCCATCGACGCGACCCAGGGCATGGTGACCGGCACGGTGAGGCTCAAACTCTACAAGGGCAATGTTATCGTGACCGGGCGGAAATCACCCCACTCACTCTATCATCCCGATCTGGTGACGTTTGAAGATGGCACGGCCGATTACAATCAGGCGGATGCGCATGGTTTCATCCGCCTCAATGCACTTCGCCTCCGGGTTGCCCGAATGTCCCAGGGGCCGAAATAG
- a CDS encoding NAD-dependent succinate-semialdehyde dehydrogenase, with translation MKLNDTALLKTASYVGGEWLDAGGKTFPLNNPATGEKLADIADHGAETIRQAIDRAAAAQKEWAARTAKDRAMLMRGWFNLIMENQEDLAQIITAEMGKPLAEARGEVAYGASFIDWFAEEGRRITGDILQPHMTDKRLMVLKQPIGVVGAITPWNFPNAMITRKIAPAIAAGCAVVLKPAEQTPLSALALAELADRAGLPAGVINIVNGMDAPAMGLELTTNPIVRKVTFTGSTEVGRILMKQSADTIKKVSLELGGNAPLIIFDDADIEVAVRETLASKFRNAGQTCVCANRIFVQVGIYDDFAAALTEKVSAMKVGNGAEDGVSTGPLIDAQGLAKVERHVADALGKGAQATTGGGRHDLGLTFFTPTVLTGMTTDMQIFTEETFGPVAPLFRFETEEQVVAMANDTIFGLAGYFFARDMARVWRVAEALEYGIVSVNTGIFSNEIGPFGGVKQSGIGREGSKYGIDDFLEMKYVCLGEI, from the coding sequence ATGAAACTGAACGATACGGCACTTTTGAAAACAGCCAGCTATGTTGGCGGGGAATGGCTTGACGCTGGCGGGAAGACTTTCCCGCTCAACAACCCGGCCACCGGCGAGAAACTCGCGGATATCGCCGATCATGGCGCCGAAACAATCCGCCAGGCCATCGACAGGGCCGCCGCCGCCCAGAAGGAATGGGCCGCCCGCACCGCCAAGGACAGGGCCATGCTGATGCGCGGCTGGTTCAACCTGATCATGGAAAATCAGGAAGATCTGGCGCAGATCATCACCGCTGAAATGGGCAAGCCGCTGGCCGAGGCCCGGGGCGAGGTGGCCTATGGTGCCTCGTTCATTGACTGGTTTGCCGAAGAAGGCCGCCGCATCACTGGTGATATCCTTCAGCCTCACATGACCGATAAGCGCCTGATGGTGCTCAAGCAGCCCATCGGCGTGGTCGGGGCGATCACCCCGTGGAATTTCCCCAACGCGATGATCACCCGCAAGATCGCGCCGGCGATTGCCGCCGGTTGCGCGGTGGTGCTCAAGCCCGCGGAACAGACGCCTCTGTCGGCGCTGGCGCTGGCGGAGCTGGCGGATCGCGCGGGTCTTCCCGCCGGGGTGATCAACATCGTCAACGGCATGGATGCGCCGGCCATGGGGCTTGAGCTGACCACCAACCCGATTGTCCGCAAGGTGACTTTCACCGGCTCGACGGAAGTCGGCCGCATCCTGATGAAGCAATCCGCGGATACGATCAAGAAAGTCAGTCTTGAGCTTGGCGGCAATGCCCCGCTGATCATCTTTGATGATGCCGATATCGAGGTCGCCGTGCGGGAGACGCTGGCCTCGAAATTCCGCAACGCGGGCCAGACATGTGTCTGCGCCAACCGGATCTTTGTGCAGGTGGGGATCTATGATGATTTCGCCGCCGCGCTGACGGAGAAGGTCAGCGCCATGAAGGTCGGCAACGGCGCCGAGGATGGTGTTTCCACCGGCCCGCTGATTGATGCGCAGGGGCTGGCCAAGGTTGAACGTCATGTTGCCGACGCGCTGGGCAAGGGGGCGCAAGCCACCACCGGCGGCGGCAGGCATGATCTCGGGCTCACCTTCTTCACGCCGACGGTGCTCACCGGCATGACCACCGACATGCAGATCTTCACCGAAGAGACCTTCGGCCCGGTGGCGCCGCTCTTCCGGTTTGAGACCGAAGAGCAGGTGGTTGCCATGGCCAATGATACGATCTTTGGCCTTGCGGGGTATTTCTTCGCCCGGGATATGGCGCGCGTCTGGCGAGTTGCCGAGGCGCTCGAATACGGGATTGTTTCGGTCAATACGGGTATTTTCTCCAATGAGATCGGGCCGTTTGGCGGGGTCAAGCAATCCGGGATCGGGCGTGAGGGCTCGAAATACGGGATCGACGATTTCCTTGAGATGAAATACGTCTGCCTCGGCGAGATCTGA
- a CDS encoding superoxide dismutase has protein sequence MAFELPDLPYAYDALAAGGMSKETLEFHHDLHHKAYVDNGNKLLEGSGHEGKSLEEIVAATYDAGALVQSGLFNNASQHWNHIQFWEMMGPEGRAMPSELEKALVDNFGSVDAFKEAFCAAGAGQFGSGWCWLVQDKDGSLKVTKTENGVNPLCFGQKTLLGCDVWEHSYYIDFRNKRPAYLTNFLDNLVNWENVASRM, from the coding sequence ATGGCTTTTGAACTCCCCGATCTTCCTTATGCTTACGATGCGCTGGCCGCCGGCGGCATGAGCAAGGAAACCCTGGAATTCCATCACGACCTGCACCACAAGGCGTATGTCGATAACGGCAACAAACTGCTTGAAGGCTCCGGGCATGAAGGCAAATCCCTCGAAGAGATCGTCGCCGCCACCTATGATGCTGGCGCGCTGGTCCAGTCCGGTCTTTTCAACAACGCCTCGCAGCACTGGAACCACATCCAGTTCTGGGAAATGATGGGCCCCGAAGGCCGCGCCATGCCATCCGAGCTTGAAAAGGCACTGGTGGACAATTTCGGCTCGGTCGATGCCTTCAAGGAAGCCTTCTGTGCCGCCGGTGCGGGCCAGTTCGGTTCAGGCTGGTGCTGGCTTGTTCAGGATAAGGACGGCAGCCTCAAGGTGACCAAGACCGAAAACGGCGTCAACCCGCTCTGCTTCGGCCAGAAGACTCTTCTTGGCTGCGATGTGTGGGAGCATTCCTACTATATTGATTTCCGCAACAAACGTCCTGCCTATCTGACCAATTTCCTCGACAATCTGGTCAACTGGGAAAATGTTGCCTCGCGCATGTAG
- a CDS encoding DNA methyltransferase produces the protein MPDAKPNALHYGDCLDILPTIPDASVDLIYLDPPFNSNANYNMLFGAEQGEDTAQIQAFTDTWYWRPDHEDVYSDLMLRGGTLGNTTEALMQILGRCGMLAYLFFMMQRLILMKRVLKQTGSIYLHCDPKASHYLKIIMDAVFGQLNFINEIIWHYQTGGGSKRWYAKKHDTILFYAMGEKYTFNYAHDLLQVRRGEGAIARAANPTGARLSADDTTKTAMSVWTDINALNSQAKERLGYPTQKPLALLNRIISASSNEGDVVLDPFCGCGTTVDAAEALGRRWIGIDISCLAINVILERLENIHGKKALDKIEVSGIPRDLAGAEKMFRRDPLEFERWAVGLIRGRPNDRQRGDGGSDGELRFYSRDNDRPQRGIISVKGGQTLTPSMVNELEGAVTKFNADMGVLITLRTPTRGMIETSNQFGLWEDTFTGNSYPRIQIITIRELLDGQSPNMPSVINPYLKASHRHDTQMELV, from the coding sequence ATGCCCGACGCGAAGCCCAATGCGCTCCATTACGGCGATTGCCTTGATATTCTTCCCACCATTCCTGATGCTTCGGTTGATCTCATCTATCTTGATCCGCCGTTCAATTCCAACGCCAATTACAACATGCTGTTCGGCGCCGAGCAGGGGGAAGATACAGCGCAGATCCAGGCTTTCACGGATACATGGTATTGGCGGCCGGATCATGAGGACGTGTATTCTGACCTGATGTTGCGGGGCGGCACCCTTGGCAACACCACCGAAGCCCTGATGCAGATACTCGGCCGCTGCGGTATGCTGGCCTACCTGTTTTTCATGATGCAACGGCTGATACTGATGAAACGTGTGCTTAAGCAAACAGGTTCCATCTATCTGCATTGCGACCCCAAGGCCAGCCACTACCTGAAGATCATCATGGATGCTGTTTTCGGGCAACTTAACTTTATCAATGAAATAATTTGGCATTACCAAACGGGTGGAGGATCAAAAAGGTGGTATGCCAAGAAGCATGACACAATCCTTTTTTATGCTATGGGGGAAAAATACACCTTTAATTATGCCCATGACCTCTTACAAGTAAGGCGTGGCGAGGGGGCTATTGCCCGAGCCGCAAACCCGACTGGAGCAAGGTTATCGGCAGATGATACAACAAAAACCGCAATGAGTGTCTGGACCGATATAAACGCCCTTAATTCCCAAGCCAAGGAACGCCTAGGCTACCCGACCCAGAAACCGCTCGCATTATTGAACCGTATCATCAGCGCTTCCAGCAATGAAGGCGATGTGGTGCTTGATCCTTTCTGCGGTTGCGGAACAACGGTGGATGCGGCCGAAGCGCTCGGGCGGCGCTGGATCGGCATTGATATATCCTGCCTTGCCATCAATGTGATCCTTGAACGGCTGGAAAACATCCATGGCAAGAAAGCGCTCGACAAGATCGAGGTTTCCGGCATTCCACGTGACCTTGCCGGGGCGGAAAAAATGTTCCGGCGTGATCCCCTTGAATTTGAACGCTGGGCGGTTGGCCTGATCAGGGGCCGCCCCAACGACAGGCAGAGAGGTGACGGGGGCAGCGATGGAGAATTGCGCTTTTATAGCCGTGATAACGACAGGCCCCAGCGCGGCATCATTTCCGTCAAGGGCGGGCAAACCCTCACCCCTTCCATGGTGAATGAACTTGAAGGCGCTGTCACAAAATTCAACGCGGACATGGGCGTGCTGATCACTCTCCGCACGCCGACCAGGGGGATGATTGAAACGTCAAACCAGTTCGGATTATGGGAAGATACCTTTACCGGCAATTCATACCCCCGCATCCAGATTATCACGATCAGGGAATTGCTGGACGGGCAGTCACCCAACATGCCCAGCGTGATAAATCCCTATCTCAAGGCCAGCCACCGGCATGATACACAGATGGAACTGGTATGA